A part of Zonotrichia leucophrys gambelii isolate GWCS_2022_RI chromosome 7, RI_Zleu_2.0, whole genome shotgun sequence genomic DNA contains:
- the WDSUB1 gene encoding WD repeat, SAM and U-box domain-containing protein 1: protein MATLIRTLSDHSDDVSCCAFSSSCLATCSLDKTIRVYSLSDFAELPYSPLAGHTYAVHCCCFSPSGRLLASCSTDGSAALWDTRDGRRLAVLPQPGASPVRVCRFSPHGPFLLAGAADGSAVLWDVRSLQLHRSGKVKDGSLMACAFSPNGNFFVTGSSSGDLTIWDDKMRCLCNEKAHDLGVTCCDISSHPVSDSENGFKYFQMASCGQDNHIKLWLILFADFSGVQLKYKCTLNGHSAPVLACAFSCDGQMVVSGSVDKCIIIYETSTGNTLHTLSQHTRYVTTCAFAPRSPLLATGSMDKTVHIWQLDLKQPCPGGTVENESKVAVEDWSEDDVSAWLCAQDLADFVGLFKMNNIDGKELLNLTKESLANELKIESLGLRSKVLQKIEELRMTMTSVSVPDEFLCPITRELMKDPVIATDGYSYEREAMENWISNRRSSPMTNLPLHSLTLIPNRTLKMAISRWLETQQK, encoded by the exons atggcGACATTAATTCGCACTTTATCAGATCATAGTGATGATGTCAGTTGTTGTGCCTTCTCATCATCGTGCTTGGCTACTTGTTCCTTGGACAAAACGATCCGCGTTTATTCTTTGAGCGACTTTGCGGAGCTGCCGTACTCGCCCTTGGCAGGCCACACGTACGCcgtgcactgctgctgcttctcgCCCTCGGGGCGCCTGCTGGCCTCGTGCTCCACGGACGGCAGCGCGGCGCTGTGGGACACGCGCGACGGCCGCCGGCTGGCCGTGCTGCCGCAGCCCGGCGCCAGCCCCGTCAGGGTCTGCCGCTTCTCCCCGCACGGCCCCTTCCTGCTGGCGGGGGCGGCGGACGGCAGCGCCGTGCTCTGGGACGTGcggtccctgcagctgcaccg ATCTGGGAAAGTTAAAGATGGTTCTTTGATGGCTTGTGCATTTTCTCCCAATGGAAACTTCTTTGTCACTGGATCATCTAGTGGTGATTTAACCATTTGGGATGATAAAATGAGATGCCTGTGTAATGAAAAAGCACATGATCTTGGCGTTACCTGCTGTGATATTTCTTCACATCCAGTATCTG ATAGTGAAAATGGATTCAAATACTTCCAGATGGCTTCCTGTGGACAAGATAATCATATCAAACTCTGGCTTATTTTGTTTGCAGATTTCTCAG gtGTTCAGTTAAAGTATAAATGCACACTGAATGGGCACTCTGCCCCAGTTCTGGCTTGTGCATTTTCATGTGACGGACAGATGGTAGTCTCGGG gtcTGTGGACAAGTGCATCATAATCTATGAAACT AGTACTGGCAATACCCTTCATACTTTGTCTCAGCATACAAG atACGTTACAACTTGTGCTTTTGCACCACGTAGTCCTTTACTTGCCACAGGCTCAATGGATAAAACTGTGCACATATGGCAGCTTGACCTTAAACAACCCTGTCCAG gaGGTACTGTAGAAAATGAATCAAAGGTGGCTGTTGAGGACTGGTCAGAGGATGATGTTtcagcctggctgtgtgcaCAGGATTTAGCAGACTTTGTTGGACTTTTCAAAATGAATAATATTGATGGCAAGGAACTACTGAATCTTACTAAGGAAAGTCTTGctaatgaattaaaaattg agtCTCTAGGGCTGCGCAGTAAAGTTCTCCAGAAAATTGAAGAACTGAGGATGACAATGACCTCGGTTTCTGTTCCTGATGAGTTCCTATGTCCTATAACAAGAGAGCTGATGAAAGATCCTGTCATTGCCACAG ACGGCTATTCCTATGAAAGGGAAGCAATGGAAAACTGGATCAGCAACAGACGATCGAGTCCCATGACAAATCTTCCTCTGCACTCGCTTACTCTCATACCAAATAGAACACTAAAAATGGCCATTAGTCGCTGGCTAGAGACTCAGCAGAAATAG